Proteins encoded by one window of Serratia nevei:
- the fsa gene encoding fructose-6-phosphate aldolase, translating into MELYLDTADVTAVKRLARILPLHGVTTNPSIVAKEGKPIWEVLPALRDALGGTGKLFAQVMAADAERMVAEAALLSQRVPGLVVKIPATAEGLAAIKKLKTMSIPTLGTAVYGAGQGLLAALAGAEYVAPYVNRVDAQGGDGIEMVHELQQLLSLHAPSAQVLAASFKTPRQALECLLAGCQAITLPVDVAEQFLSAPAVQAAVEKFEQDWQGAFGSTLLG; encoded by the coding sequence ATGGAGCTTTATCTCGATACCGCCGATGTGACTGCGGTAAAACGCCTGGCGCGCATTCTGCCGCTGCACGGCGTCACCACCAACCCGAGCATCGTGGCGAAGGAAGGCAAGCCGATCTGGGAAGTGCTGCCTGCGCTGCGCGACGCCCTCGGCGGCACCGGCAAGCTGTTCGCGCAGGTGATGGCGGCCGATGCCGAGCGCATGGTGGCGGAGGCGGCGCTGCTCAGCCAGCGCGTACCGGGGCTGGTGGTGAAGATCCCGGCAACCGCCGAGGGGCTGGCTGCGATCAAGAAGCTTAAAACGATGTCCATTCCAACGCTGGGCACGGCGGTATACGGCGCCGGGCAGGGGCTGCTGGCGGCCTTGGCCGGGGCGGAATATGTGGCGCCTTACGTCAATCGGGTAGATGCGCAGGGCGGCGACGGTATCGAAATGGTGCACGAGCTGCAGCAGCTGCTGAGCCTGCACGCGCCGTCGGCGCAGGTGCTGGCCGCCAGCTTTAAAACGCCGCGCCAGGCGCTGGAATGCCTGCTGGCGGGCTGCCAGGCCATCACGCTGCCGGTGGATGTGGCGGAGCAGTTCCTCAGCGCGCCAGCGGTGCAGGCCGCGGTCGAGAAGTTCGAGCAGGATTGGCAGGGGGCTTTCGGCTCCACGCTGCTGGGTTAA
- a CDS encoding glycyl-radical enzyme activating protein, translating to MFFNLQRYSTHDGPGIRSVVFLKGCPLSCRWCQNPESRSRHADLLFDERLCLSGCTLCTERCPQGLRRDEGALTLRRDVISKDDYAALAAACPTGALSLCGSAVNPDDIMAEVMRDKPFYLRSGGGLTLSGGEPFMQPEIAAELLRRGREAGIHTAVESCLHVPWRYIAPSLPWLDLLLADLKHTDEARFKTWTGGSARRVMNNFRRLAAHGVPMTVRVPLIPDFNADRHSVRAIVDFAVDEIGVSEIHFLPYHTLGINKYHLLGEPYRAARTPLDAPDLLAFAEAYAGAKGLTAILRG from the coding sequence ATGTTCTTCAATCTGCAGCGCTACTCGACCCATGATGGCCCTGGCATCCGCAGCGTGGTCTTTTTAAAAGGGTGCCCGCTGAGCTGCCGCTGGTGTCAGAACCCGGAAAGCCGCTCGCGCCACGCGGATCTGCTGTTTGACGAGCGCCTGTGCCTGAGCGGCTGTACGCTGTGCACCGAGCGCTGCCCGCAAGGCCTGCGGCGTGACGAGGGAGCATTGACGCTGCGGCGCGACGTCATCAGCAAAGACGACTATGCGGCGCTGGCCGCCGCCTGCCCGACCGGCGCGCTCAGCCTGTGCGGCAGCGCGGTCAACCCCGACGATATCATGGCCGAGGTGATGCGGGATAAGCCTTTCTACCTGCGCAGCGGCGGCGGTTTAACGCTGTCCGGCGGCGAACCCTTTATGCAGCCGGAAATCGCGGCGGAGCTGCTGCGGCGCGGCCGGGAAGCCGGCATCCACACCGCCGTCGAATCCTGTCTGCACGTTCCCTGGCGCTACATCGCCCCTTCGTTGCCCTGGCTGGATCTGCTGTTGGCCGATCTCAAACACACCGATGAAGCGCGTTTTAAAACCTGGACCGGCGGCTCCGCCCGTCGGGTGATGAACAATTTTCGTCGTCTGGCGGCGCACGGCGTGCCAATGACCGTGCGCGTGCCGCTGATCCCCGATTTCAACGCCGATCGGCACTCTGTCCGCGCGATTGTCGACTTCGCCGTCGACGAGATCGGCGTATCGGAGATCCATTTTCTGCCGTACCACACGCTGGGCATCAACAAGTATCACCTGCTCGGCGAGCCCTACCGCGCCGCCCGCACGCCGCTGGACGCGCCCGATCTGCTGGCCTTCGCCGAAGCGTACGCCGGCGCCAAAGGCCTGACCGCCATTTTGCGAGGATAA
- a CDS encoding formate C-acetyltransferase/glycerol dehydratase family glycyl radical enzyme yields MTTLDLTTLSARIQAHKNALIHIVKPPVCTERAQHYTEAYQQHQDRPLPVRRALALANHLAKRSIWIANDELIIGNQASELRAAPIFPEYTVGWIENEIDQLADRPGAGFSVSEENKAILHRLCPWWRGQTVQDRCYGMFTDEQKALLATGIIKAEGNMTSGDAHLAVNFPLLLALGLDGLREKVNARRSRLHLTEWEDLHKAQFLNAIDIVLAALSEHILRFARLARDMAQRETRDWRRTELLAIADNCDLIAHRPPRTFWQALQLCYFIQLTLQIESNGHSVSFGRLDQYLYPWYRRDVELEQNLAREDAIELLHSCWLKLLEVNKIRSGSHSKASAGSPLYQNVTIGGQKLIDGRPCDAVNPLSYAILESCGRLRSTQPNLSVRYHAGMSADFLDACVQVIRCGFGMPAFNNDEIVIPEFIKLGVEPQDAYDYAAIGCIETAVGGKWGYRCTGMSFINFARVLLAALEQGRDATSGQIFLPQEQALSKGNFADFEQVMAAWNRQIRYYTRKSIEIECVVDSVLEENAHDILCSALVDDCIERGKSIKQGGAKYDWVSGLQVGIANLGNSLAAVRKLVFEQGTIGQQQLAAALADDFAGLDGEQLRQRLLNAAPKYGNDVDDVDRLLVRAYQTYIEELKQYRNTRFGRGPIGGGYYAGTSSISANVPFGAATLATPDGRKAHQPLAEGASPASGTDHLGPTAVFNSLAKLPTEAILGGVLLNQKLNPTTLDNPRDREKLMLMLRTFFESYRGWHVQYNIVSRETLLAAKQHPDQYRDLVVRVAGYSAFFTALSPEAQDDIIARTEHTL; encoded by the coding sequence ATGACCACATTGGATTTGACCACCCTCAGCGCCCGTATTCAGGCGCATAAGAACGCGCTGATCCACATCGTCAAACCGCCGGTGTGCACCGAACGCGCGCAGCACTATACCGAAGCCTATCAACAGCATCAGGATCGGCCGCTGCCGGTGCGCCGTGCGCTGGCGCTGGCCAACCACCTGGCGAAGCGCAGTATCTGGATCGCCAACGACGAGCTGATCATCGGCAACCAGGCCAGTGAGCTGCGCGCCGCGCCGATCTTCCCCGAATACACCGTCGGCTGGATAGAAAACGAGATCGACCAGTTGGCCGACCGGCCGGGCGCCGGCTTCTCGGTCAGCGAAGAGAACAAGGCGATTTTGCACCGTCTTTGCCCCTGGTGGCGCGGCCAAACGGTGCAGGATCGCTGCTACGGCATGTTTACCGACGAACAGAAGGCGCTGCTGGCCACCGGCATCATCAAGGCCGAGGGCAACATGACCTCCGGCGACGCCCACCTGGCGGTCAACTTCCCGCTGCTGCTGGCGCTAGGCCTCGACGGCCTGCGTGAAAAGGTGAACGCGCGCCGCAGCCGCCTGCACCTGACCGAATGGGAAGATCTGCACAAAGCGCAGTTTCTCAACGCCATCGACATCGTACTGGCGGCGCTGAGCGAGCACATCCTGCGCTTCGCTCGCCTGGCGCGCGACATGGCGCAACGCGAAACCCGCGACTGGCGGCGCACCGAGCTGCTGGCTATCGCAGACAACTGCGATCTGATCGCCCATCGCCCGCCGCGGACCTTCTGGCAGGCGCTGCAGCTGTGCTATTTCATCCAGCTGACGTTGCAGATCGAATCCAACGGCCATTCGGTTTCCTTTGGTCGTCTCGACCAATATCTCTATCCCTGGTATCGGCGCGACGTCGAGCTGGAGCAAAACCTGGCGCGGGAAGACGCCATCGAGCTGCTGCACAGCTGCTGGCTGAAGCTGCTGGAGGTCAACAAGATCCGCTCCGGCTCGCACTCCAAGGCCTCCGCCGGCAGCCCGCTGTACCAAAACGTCACCATCGGCGGCCAAAAACTGATCGACGGCCGGCCGTGCGACGCGGTCAACCCGCTGTCCTACGCCATTCTCGAATCCTGCGGCCGCCTGCGCTCCACCCAACCCAACCTCAGCGTACGTTACCACGCCGGAATGAGCGCCGACTTCCTCGACGCCTGCGTGCAGGTGATCCGCTGCGGCTTCGGCATGCCGGCGTTCAACAACGACGAAATCGTCATTCCCGAGTTCATCAAACTGGGGGTTGAGCCGCAGGATGCCTACGACTATGCCGCCATCGGCTGCATCGAGACCGCCGTCGGCGGCAAATGGGGCTATCGCTGCACCGGCATGAGCTTCATCAACTTCGCCCGCGTGCTGCTGGCGGCGCTGGAACAGGGCCGCGACGCCACCTCCGGGCAGATTTTCCTGCCGCAGGAACAGGCGCTATCCAAAGGGAACTTCGCCGATTTCGAGCAGGTGATGGCAGCGTGGAATCGGCAAATCCGTTACTACACGCGCAAGTCAATTGAGATCGAATGCGTGGTGGACAGCGTGCTGGAGGAGAACGCCCACGATATCCTCTGTTCCGCGCTGGTGGACGACTGCATCGAACGCGGCAAAAGCATCAAGCAAGGCGGCGCCAAGTACGACTGGGTTTCCGGCCTGCAGGTCGGCATCGCCAACCTCGGCAACAGCCTGGCGGCGGTGCGCAAACTGGTGTTCGAGCAAGGGACAATCGGCCAGCAGCAGTTGGCGGCGGCGCTGGCCGACGACTTCGCCGGGTTGGATGGCGAACAGCTGCGCCAGCGGCTGCTCAACGCCGCGCCCAAATACGGCAACGACGTGGACGACGTCGATCGGCTGCTGGTGCGCGCCTACCAAACCTACATCGAGGAACTGAAGCAGTATCGCAACACCCGCTTCGGCCGCGGGCCGATCGGCGGCGGCTACTACGCCGGTACGTCGTCTATCTCAGCCAACGTGCCCTTCGGCGCCGCCACCTTGGCGACCCCGGATGGCCGTAAGGCGCACCAGCCGCTGGCGGAAGGCGCCAGCCCGGCGTCCGGCACCGACCACCTGGGGCCGACGGCGGTGTTCAATTCGCTCGCCAAGCTACCTACCGAAGCGATCCTCGGCGGCGTGTTGCTCAACCAAAAGCTGAACCCGACGACGCTGGACAACCCACGCGATCGGGAAAAGCTGATGCTGATGTTGCGCACCTTCTTCGAGAGCTATCGCGGCTGGCATGTGCAGTACAACATCGTGTCGCGCGAAACGCTGCTGGCAGCGAAGCAACACCCTGACCAATATCGTGATTTAGTGGTTCGCGTAGCTGGCTATTCCGCCTTCTTTACCGCATTATCCCCTGAGGCGCAGGATGATATTATTGCGCGCACAGAACATACTCTTTAA
- a CDS encoding DNA-binding transcriptional regulator YciT → MNLRQQTILQLVNDRRRISVNELARASGVSEVTIRQDLNLLEKRSYLKRVHGSAVALESDDVDARMMSNFTLKQRLAQYAAAQVNDGETIFIESGSANALLARYIAERKRITLITVSHYIANLLKETDCDVIVLGGMYQKKSETVVGPLTRLCIQQVHFNKAFIGIDGFQAETGFTGRDMMRADVVSAVLAKGVENIVLTDSSKFGQIQPNPLAQPGQISRVITDSRLALEYQHQLKRQGIQVELVND, encoded by the coding sequence ATGAATTTACGACAACAGACCATATTGCAGTTGGTTAACGATCGCCGGCGGATCAGCGTCAATGAGCTGGCGCGCGCCTCGGGCGTCTCGGAAGTCACCATCCGGCAAGATCTCAACCTGCTGGAAAAGCGCAGTTATCTGAAGCGAGTACATGGCTCCGCCGTGGCGCTGGAGAGCGACGACGTCGACGCCCGCATGATGTCCAACTTCACTCTCAAGCAGCGGCTGGCGCAGTACGCCGCCGCGCAGGTCAACGACGGCGAGACGATCTTCATCGAGAGCGGCAGCGCCAACGCCCTGCTGGCACGCTACATCGCCGAACGCAAGCGCATTACGCTGATCACCGTCAGCCATTACATCGCCAACCTGCTGAAAGAAACCGACTGCGACGTGATTGTGCTGGGCGGCATGTACCAGAAGAAAAGCGAGACCGTGGTCGGCCCACTCACGCGGCTGTGCATTCAGCAGGTGCATTTCAACAAGGCGTTTATCGGCATTGACGGCTTTCAGGCCGAAACCGGCTTTACCGGCCGCGACATGATGCGCGCCGACGTGGTCAGCGCAGTGCTGGCCAAGGGCGTGGAGAATATCGTGCTAACGGACTCCAGCAAATTCGGCCAGATCCAGCCCAACCCGCTGGCGCAGCCGGGCCAGATCAGCCGGGTGATCACCGATTCGCGTTTGGCGCTCGAGTATCAGCATCAGCTGAAACGCCAGGGCATACAGGTGGAGTTGGTCAACGACTAA
- the osmB gene encoding osmotically-inducible lipoprotein OsmB — MMIINKRFATAALALTLAFSLSACSNMSKRDRNTAIGAGAGAVGGAVLTNGSALGTLGGAAVGGIIGHQVGK, encoded by the coding sequence ATGATGATTATCAATAAACGTTTCGCCACCGCCGCTCTGGCACTGACTCTGGCGTTTTCACTCAGCGCCTGTTCCAACATGTCCAAACGCGATCGCAACACCGCAATCGGTGCCGGTGCCGGTGCAGTCGGCGGTGCAGTGCTGACCAACGGCAGCGCGTTGGGCACGCTGGGTGGGGCTGCGGTGGGGGGCATTATCGGTCACCAGGTTGGCAAATAA
- the yciH gene encoding stress response translation initiation inhibitor YciH — protein MNDDNSRLVYSTDTGRIKQEEVKPQRAKGDGIVRIQRQTSGRKGKGVCLIAGVDLDDAALDKLAAELKKKCGCGGSVKDGIIEIQGDKRDLLKQLLEAKGMKVKLAGG, from the coding sequence ATGAATGACGATAACAGCCGCCTGGTGTATTCCACGGACACCGGCCGTATCAAGCAGGAAGAGGTTAAACCGCAACGCGCCAAGGGTGACGGCATCGTGCGCATCCAGCGTCAAACCAGCGGCCGCAAGGGGAAGGGCGTGTGCCTGATCGCCGGTGTCGATCTGGATGACGCTGCGCTCGACAAACTGGCGGCCGAGCTGAAGAAGAAATGTGGCTGCGGCGGTTCGGTGAAAGACGGGATCATCGAAATCCAGGGCGATAAACGCGATCTGCTCAAGCAGCTGCTGGAAGCCAAAGGCATGAAGGTCAAACTGGCGGGCGGTTGA
- the pyrF gene encoding orotidine-5'-phosphate decarboxylase: MKSENNANNNDLKSSPIVVALDYADKNAALAFADRIDPQDCRLKVGKEMFTLFGPQLVRDLHGRGFDVFLDLKFHDIPNTTAHAVAAAAELGVWMVNVHASGGARMMTAAKEALASFGADAPLLIAVTVLTSMEAEDLRGIGIEASPAEHAERLARLTRDCGLDGVVCSAHEAQRLKAACGQAFQLVTPGIRPEGSAAGDQRRIMTPVQAQAAGVDYMVIGRPITQSADPAATLRAIRASLA; encoded by the coding sequence ATGAAGTCTGAAAATAACGCTAATAACAATGACTTAAAATCATCTCCAATCGTTGTGGCGCTAGATTACGCCGATAAGAACGCTGCGCTGGCGTTCGCCGACCGTATCGATCCGCAAGACTGCCGGCTGAAAGTGGGCAAAGAAATGTTCACGCTGTTTGGGCCGCAGCTGGTGCGCGATCTGCATGGGCGTGGCTTCGACGTGTTTCTTGACCTGAAATTCCACGATATTCCCAATACCACCGCGCATGCGGTCGCGGCGGCGGCCGAGCTGGGCGTTTGGATGGTCAACGTCCACGCCAGCGGCGGCGCGCGCATGATGACCGCCGCTAAAGAAGCGCTGGCGTCATTCGGGGCGGATGCGCCGCTTCTGATCGCCGTGACGGTGCTCACCAGCATGGAAGCGGAAGACCTGCGCGGCATCGGCATCGAGGCCAGCCCGGCGGAACACGCCGAGCGCCTGGCGCGCCTGACCCGCGACTGTGGGCTGGACGGCGTGGTGTGTTCGGCACACGAAGCGCAGCGGCTGAAGGCGGCCTGCGGGCAGGCATTCCAGCTGGTTACGCCGGGGATCCGCCCTGAAGGCAGCGCAGCGGGCGATCAGCGCCGTATCATGACGCCGGTGCAGGCACAGGCCGCCGGCGTGGACTACATGGTGATTGGGCGTCCGATCACCCAATCTGCCGATCCGGCCGCGACGCTGCGCGCGATCCGCGCCTCTTTGGCCTGA
- the bhsA gene encoding multiple stress resistance protein BhsA, producing MKTIKYFAAAAAIALTSFATFAAEPVNSQQADNLTATGIVSAGHATTLSSLEKKLAAKADAQGASSYRIISAGGNNMLSGTAIIYK from the coding sequence ATGAAAACCATCAAATATTTTGCAGCCGCTGCCGCTATCGCACTGACCTCTTTCGCCACCTTCGCCGCTGAACCGGTCAACAGCCAGCAGGCCGATAACCTGACCGCCACCGGCATCGTTTCCGCAGGCCACGCGACCACCCTCAGCAGCCTGGAGAAAAAGCTGGCCGCTAAGGCCGACGCTCAGGGCGCCAGCAGCTACCGCATCATCTCCGCCGGTGGTAACAACATGCTGAGCGGCACCGCCATCATCTACAAATAA